A DNA window from Anastrepha ludens isolate Willacy chromosome 6, idAnaLude1.1, whole genome shotgun sequence contains the following coding sequences:
- the LOC128867960 gene encoding putative helicase MOV-10 has translation MLKNKSKIKEIQDTEEKGKAKPAEDASSVSNAKTFADICWDFKNKLSIKADAEEKPPASPVRTPKYYQDYYIFEQPNFGLFKIVSELGHYYPSNDMKIAQVNKFDCDYLSQGDEMIKAYLDNPVLDANNIYKIFKMLVQIEDLHTMLPYCRVYLENVVVTASDGYLKFNINVPSNVNIDEILNPIMDEVVFVPLMSRAVAQNQINYAVDLLIHHQHETLITDVELFREVGLLDKLEGQIAYVESPSPRFNINKTYDIIFRSRRVHFRYQQRALELLDEVRCEYLFPERNPYKDEAPKKIKLQIINKQIMENPEQLQAVAQVVGGANPFVPYIVVGPPGTGKTTTIVEAILQLYICRPNCRILITASTNSACDTIALKLCEHFEKNPILRKLSLQRSGTNFMGRPKPPTAMLRVFSKSLFKKGVKNINRTLLEHSNFCKRTYNSPSVEVLQKYNIIVVTLCTMGRLRTGTIGNWHFTHVFIDEAGATTETEALIAITSVNTKTCRVILSGDTKQLGPVVMSPVAAELGLKYSLMERLLGRDCYAVKEDGTYDYTLQTRLRRNYRSHPAIVKLYNHLYYDGKLMAKANLDNLIKWQNFSILDNENSPVIFQAVYGKLGKSLTSCSSYNKLEIDVIIWTIKQLRINAMSKCACFGPGDIGIISPYKLQCGHIKKRLQEENIQGVEVGTVEIFQGREKPIIIASFVKSFCNLGFTADPQRLNVVLSRAQSLLILIGNPQTLQQNSDFEYLIEECTRAGNFRQKIMSVSKQPVATDLPSITDGSEK, from the exons atgttaaaaaataaatcaaaaataaaagaaattcaagATACAGAAGAGAAA ggCAAAGCTAAACCTGCCGAAGATGCTTCATCAGTTAGCAACGCGAAGACATTTGCAGATATTTGCtgggattttaaaaataagcttAGCATCAAAGCAGATGCTGAGGAAAAGCCACCTGCGAGCCCTGTGCGAACCCCAAAATACTATCAAGATTATTATATATTTGAGCAACCAAATTTTGg ACTTTTCAAAATTGTATCAGAACTCGGTCATTATTATCCGAGCAATGATATGAAGATTGCTcaagtaaacaaatttgattGCGATTATCTATCACAAGGTGACGAGATGATAAA AGCCTATCTGGATAATCCCGTTTTAgatgcaaataatatttataagatattcaaaatgttagttcaaatagaagaccTTCACACGATGTTGCCGTATTGTCGTGTATATCTGGAAAATGTTGTAGTGACTGCGTCTGACGGCTACTTAAAATTTAAC ATAAATGTGCCGTCAAATGTCAATATCGATGAAATTCTTAACCCAATCATGGACGAAGTGGTCTTTGTGCCACTCATGAGCCGTGCAGTGGctcaaaaccaaataaattatgCCGTTGACTTACTTATACATCATCAACATGAGACACTTATCACCGATGTTGAACTTTTTCGAGAAGTTGGCCTACTAGACAAACTGGAGGGACAAATCGCATATGTGGAAAGCCCTAGTCCCCGATTTAATATCAATAAAACATATGATATCATATTTCGTTCTCGGCGTGTACATTTCCGTTATCAGCAGCGTGCTTTAGAGTTGTTGGATGAAGTGCGCTGTGAATATCTCTTTCCCGAACGGAATCCCTACAAAGATGAggctccaaaaaaaattaa attacaaataataaataaacaaattatggaAAACCCCGAACAGTTGCAAGCTGTGGCACAGGTAGTTGGCGGTGCCAACCCTTTTGTTCCATATATAGTCGTTGGGCCGCCAG GCACCGGCAAAACAACTACAATCGTAGAGGCTATACTACAATTATACATTTGCCGTCCCAATTGCCGCATTTTGATCACTGCAAGCACGAATTCCGCCTGCGATACGATCGCTTTGAAGTTGTGTGAACATTTCGAAAAGAATCCCATACTTAGGAAGCTCTCATTGCAGCGCAGTGGCACGAATTTCATGGGGCGCCCAAAACCGCCCACGGCTATGTTGCGTGTCTTTTCGAAATCACTATTTAAGAAAGGTGTGAAAAACATCAATCGTACGCTGTTGGAACATTCGAATTTCTGCAAACGTACATACAATTCACCATCTGTAGAAGTGTTGCAAAAATACAACATAATTGTGGTGACACTCTGCACTATGGGACGCTTGCGTACCGGCACTATTGGTAATTGGCACTTTACGCATGTCTTCATAGATGAAGCGGGTGCCACTACGGAGACGGAAGCCTTGATTGCCATAACTAGCGTTAATACGAAAACTTGTCGTGTGATATTGTCGGGCGATACAAAGCAATTGGGGCCGGTAGTTATGTCGCCTGTAGCTGCTGAACTTGGCCTGAAATACTCGCTTATGGAACGATTGCTCGGACGTGACTGTTATGCGGTTAAGGAGGATGGTACCTACGATTATACTTTACAGACACGTTTGCGTCGCAACTATCGCTCACATCCGGCAATCGTAAAGCTATACAATCATCTATACTATGATGGAAAACTAATGGCAAAAGCCAatttag ataatttaataaaatggcaaaacttttcaattttgGATAATGAAAATTCACCAGTTATTTTTCAAGCTGTATACGGCAAACTTGGAAAATCTTTAACATCGTGTAGCTCTTATAATAAATTGGAAATTGATGTTATCATCTGGACTATCAAACAGCTTAGGATAAATGCAATGTCCAAATGTGCTTGTTTCGGTCCCGGGGATATTGGAATAATTTCTCCGTATAAATTGCAATGTGGGCATATAAAAAAACGATTACAAGAGGAAAACATCCAGGGTGTCGAAGTGGGCACAGTTGAAATATTTCAAGGTCGGGAGAAGCCGATCATAATTGCATCGTTTGTCAAATCGTTTTGTAATTTGGGCTTTACAGCCGATCCACAG cgcTTAAATGTCGTACTTTCGCGTGCTCAATCATTGCTCATCCTCATTGGGAATCCTCAAACTTTGCAGCAGAACAGCGATTTCGAATATTTAATAGAAGAGTGCACACGCGCCGggaattttaggcaaaaaa ttatGTCAGTAAGTAAACAGCCAGTGGCCACAGACTTGCCGTCCATTACAGATGGAAGTgaaaagtaa